From the Desulfosarcina sp. BuS5 genome, one window contains:
- a CDS encoding SAM-dependent methyltransferase, whose amino-acid sequence MNNFFRCKRIWISIVVIMLFISMDEFIQDAGAANRNRTQFYLVSTGNGDPDNITLRAVNTIKDSDIIFCSKRTRDKFPVLLQGKEIHDPGFGLFAIYGKKPEEAKKSKRFNYEEKIKQLNQITRIIRNGIKEGKVVSVLCSGDPTIYGPNMWYLEAFEDLDPEVIAGVSCFNAANAALRKGVTSGVKAHSVILTAAFGRKEYIGLDSIEKLAQNQATMVFFTMFLDLKKVVKKLKTHYPKDTPVAIVLFAGYKDKQKIIRATLGTILEKTRGEKLPFEHLIYVGDFLTNRYDKTNKGNNSEKSLK is encoded by the coding sequence ATGAATAATTTTTTTAGGTGCAAAAGAATATGGATCAGTATTGTCGTAATTATGCTGTTTATCTCTATGGATGAATTTATCCAAGACGCCGGCGCTGCAAATCGAAACAGGACACAGTTCTACCTGGTCAGCACAGGCAACGGTGATCCGGATAATATTACCCTGAGGGCAGTCAATACAATAAAGGATTCCGACATTATTTTTTGCAGCAAAAGGACACGCGACAAATTCCCCGTTCTTTTGCAGGGCAAGGAAATTCACGATCCGGGATTCGGACTTTTCGCCATATACGGAAAAAAGCCCGAAGAAGCAAAAAAGAGCAAACGGTTTAATTATGAAGAAAAAATAAAGCAGCTCAACCAGATCACAAGAATCATCCGAAATGGAATAAAAGAAGGGAAGGTTGTATCTGTTCTCTGCAGCGGCGACCCCACAATTTACGGGCCGAATATGTGGTACCTGGAAGCGTTTGAAGATCTTGACCCTGAGGTTATTGCCGGTGTCAGTTGCTTTAATGCGGCCAATGCCGCTTTACGCAAAGGGGTTACTTCAGGAGTAAAGGCGCATTCGGTTATCCTTACTGCCGCGTTTGGACGTAAGGAATATATCGGCCTGGACAGCATTGAAAAACTTGCGCAGAACCAGGCGACCATGGTTTTTTTTACAATGTTCCTGGATCTGAAAAAAGTAGTAAAAAAATTAAAGACTCATTACCCAAAGGATACACCCGTAGCGATTGTGCTCTTTGCGGGTTACAAAGACAAGCAGAAAATTATCAGGGCTACCCTTGGTACGATCCTGGAAAAAACCAGGGGGGAAAAACTTCCATTCGAACATCTGATCTATGTTGGAGATTTTTTAACAAACCGATATGACAAAACTAATAAAGGAAATAATTCTGAAAAATCACTTAAATAA
- a CDS encoding APC family permease, which translates to MTKLIKEIILKNHLNNHNLTREIGLFSAIIIVVANIIGTGIFTTSGFIMEELGSPQTMLLCWLVGGLFALSGALCYGELGAMFPKAGGEYIFLRESYGKGMAFLSGWISLIVGFSAPIAAAAIAFATYLLRALPVSFSFKTAVSLGGIDIIIISPVTILAAAIIIILSLVHYHSLLLGTRIQNGLTIFKTTLICVFIIAGFCFGSGSAANLSGELNLGSIFSDSFAVSLIYISFAYSGWNVVAYLGGEIKDPGRNIPLSLFAGTFLVLGLYLLLNMVYIYALPVKEMSGVLEVGKTAAVSLFGNNISRYFAAAIAIGILSAVSAMIMTGPRVYYAMSKDGVFFKLFGKIDSIHKTPAYSIFLQATLAIIMVVTSAFDKLLLYIGFTLAVFAMLTVAGMIALRIKKPSLERRYKTFGYPFTPFFFILGNLWIIFFSIKEKPVVSLFGLGTIGLGGLIYLYFKKSGGTIHTGIHVGRNRMKIIAICREVIEKN; encoded by the coding sequence ATGACAAAACTAATAAAGGAAATAATTCTGAAAAATCACTTAAATAACCATAACCTGACGAGAGAGATCGGTCTTTTTTCAGCAATAATCATAGTGGTTGCCAACATAATCGGCACCGGGATATTTACCACCTCCGGTTTTATAATGGAAGAACTCGGCAGCCCTCAGACCATGCTTCTTTGCTGGCTGGTCGGGGGGCTTTTTGCTCTCTCCGGCGCCCTTTGCTATGGAGAACTCGGCGCCATGTTTCCAAAGGCAGGCGGAGAATACATTTTTTTGCGGGAAAGTTATGGTAAAGGCATGGCCTTTCTCTCCGGTTGGATATCTCTGATCGTGGGATTCTCAGCCCCGATTGCCGCCGCGGCCATTGCCTTTGCCACCTATCTTTTGCGCGCCCTGCCGGTCTCGTTCAGTTTTAAAACCGCGGTTTCCCTGGGGGGGATAGATATCATTATAATATCGCCGGTTACCATATTGGCTGCGGCAATTATTATTATCCTTTCCCTGGTTCATTATCACAGCCTCTTATTGGGAACCCGCATCCAGAATGGTTTAACCATTTTTAAAACAACCCTTATCTGCGTCTTTATAATAGCAGGATTCTGTTTTGGCAGCGGTTCAGCCGCCAACCTGTCAGGGGAACTGAACCTGGGCTCGATCTTTTCCGACAGCTTTGCCGTCTCCCTGATCTACATCTCCTTTGCTTACAGCGGCTGGAACGTAGTCGCTTATCTCGGTGGAGAGATCAAAGACCCCGGCAGAAATATTCCCCTTTCTCTTTTTGCCGGCACGTTTCTGGTGCTGGGTCTTTATCTTCTCTTGAATATGGTCTATATCTACGCCCTTCCTGTAAAAGAGATGAGCGGGGTTCTGGAAGTGGGGAAAACAGCGGCGGTTTCATTATTCGGGAATAATATCAGCAGATATTTTGCAGCAGCGATTGCCATCGGCATTCTATCCGCTGTCAGCGCCATGATCATGACCGGCCCGCGGGTCTATTACGCCATGTCAAAAGACGGGGTATTCTTTAAGCTTTTCGGCAAAATAGACAGTATTCACAAAACACCGGCGTATTCCATTTTCCTGCAGGCGACGCTTGCCATTATCATGGTTGTCACCTCCGCGTTTGATAAACTGCTTTTATACATCGGTTTTACCCTGGCGGTTTTTGCCATGCTGACAGTAGCCGGAATGATAGCGCTCAGGATAAAAAAACCTTCCCTGGAGCGCAGATACAAAACATTCGGGTATCCCTTTACACCGTTTTTCTTTATCCTGGGCAACCTGTGGATTATCTTTTTTTCGATCAAGGAAAAGCCTGTTGTCTCTCTCTTCGGCCTGGGAACAATAGGGCTCGGCGGATTAATTTACTTATATTTCAAAAAAAGCGGCGGCACTATCCATACCGGTATCCACGTCGGCAGAAATCGAATGAAGATAATTGCAATATGCAGGGAGGTGATAGAAAAAAACTGA